The Gemmatimonadota bacterium genome window below encodes:
- a CDS encoding PadR family transcriptional regulator encodes MPRALGEFEQLILFALVDLGEGAYGAAIGRSIEERTGRQVSAGAVYTALDRLTKRGYVRARVGRPTPERGGRRKKYYRIEPEGAAELHRSIEAIRTMSKGLMPTIEAIVAGHSGE; translated from the coding sequence ATGCCCAGGGCGCTCGGCGAATTCGAACAGCTGATCCTCTTCGCCCTCGTCGATCTCGGAGAAGGAGCGTACGGGGCGGCCATTGGTCGATCGATCGAGGAGCGAACCGGCCGACAGGTGTCGGCAGGCGCGGTCTATACGGCCCTCGACCGCCTCACTAAGCGAGGCTACGTCCGAGCCCGCGTGGGCCGGCCCACTCCCGAGCGGGGAGGACGAAGGAAGAAGTACTACCGGATCGAGCCGGAGGGTGCGGCGGAGCTCCACCGATCCATCGAGGCGATCCGCACGATGTCCAAGGGGCTGATGCCGACGATCGAAGCCATTGTGGCAGGACACTCCGGTGAGTAG
- a CDS encoding SDR family NAD(P)-dependent oxidoreductase: MTRVAIVTGASRGIGRGVARELASQGWNVYATGRSVANADLPRGVRRITCDHTDDQAVADTFRETLREAGQVDVLVNGVWGGYERMVEDGRFTWGDPFWLQAAWRWDAMVGAGVRAGFVASQHAASAMVEAGQGLIVHLSHWAAQKHVGNAVYGIAKAATDKMAADMAHELRKHNVVVVSVYPGLVRTEAVLSAGIFDLSNSESPEFLGRAVAALADDEDAMRRSGQVVVAADLALEYGFTDIDGKQPRPLTLADV; encoded by the coding sequence ATGACGCGAGTCGCCATCGTCACAGGAGCCAGTCGAGGGATCGGAAGAGGCGTGGCGCGCGAATTGGCTAGTCAGGGCTGGAACGTCTATGCGACGGGCCGATCGGTAGCGAACGCTGATTTGCCGCGCGGCGTGCGCCGGATCACTTGCGATCATACGGACGATCAGGCGGTTGCCGACACGTTCAGGGAGACTCTACGAGAGGCAGGACAAGTCGACGTCCTGGTGAACGGCGTCTGGGGCGGATACGAGAGAATGGTCGAGGACGGACGGTTCACGTGGGGCGACCCGTTTTGGCTTCAGGCTGCATGGCGCTGGGATGCGATGGTCGGTGCTGGCGTCCGCGCGGGGTTCGTCGCGAGCCAGCACGCCGCTTCTGCAATGGTAGAAGCTGGCCAAGGGCTAATCGTTCACCTGTCTCACTGGGCCGCGCAGAAGCACGTGGGCAACGCCGTCTACGGTATCGCCAAGGCAGCCACCGACAAGATGGCCGCGGACATGGCCCACGAGCTGAGAAAGCATAACGTCGTCGTTGTGTCCGTTTATCCGGGACTGGTTCGGACCGAAGCGGTGCTTTCGGCGGGGATCTTCGACCTCTCCAACTCGGAGAGTCCGGAGTTCCTGGGGCGGGCCGTGGCGGCACTCGCTGACGATGAGGACGCGATGCGTCGCTCCGGGCAAGTCGTCGTGGCCGCCGACCTGGCCCTCGAGTATGGATTCACCGACATCGACGGGAAGCAGCCCCGCCCGTTGACACTGGCAGACGTCTGA
- a CDS encoding DUF433 domain-containing protein encodes MPVHSDPEIMGGTPVFVGTRVPAKTLLDYIEGGDTLDEFLDHFPSVTREQAIAALELGNSLLLDKAAAR; translated from the coding sequence ATGCCAGTCCACAGCGATCCCGAGATCATGGGTGGCACGCCGGTGTTCGTGGGCACCCGCGTGCCTGCTAAAACGTTGCTCGACTACATCGAGGGCGGTGACACGCTGGACGAGTTTCTCGACCACTTTCCGTCCGTTACGCGAGAGCAGGCGATCGCTGCGCTCGAGCTCGGAAACTCTCTGCTCCTCGACAAGGCCGCCGCCCGGTAG